A single window of Nitrospirota bacterium DNA harbors:
- a CDS encoding MFS transporter: protein MTVSDLFKVKNPEIRALHFTWIAFFISFYTWFNMAPLATTMIKELGWLTMKDIKLFAICNVALTIPARVFFGMLQDKYGPRKCYSVLMILMAIPALAFAFGNSGAQLLVTRLILSCIGASFSIGIHMTALWFKPRDIGFAEGFYAGWGNFGSAGAAMTLPWVALYLFGGGSQGWRYALAANAIVMLGYGILYFFVITDGPAGAPQHKPRKTSAMEVSTWFDMIKLIIVTIPLWGILSILIWRIQNFGYLSADGAIIAYAVIVVVILYQIIQILRVNIPILKKGVPEDDKYKFNNVISLNTTYFANFGAELAVVSMLPAFFESTFTLTPTAAGLIASSFAFVNLIARPLGGFLSDKLSSRKLIMTIYMFGIALGFLGMGFISSAWPIILATILTVACSMFVQGAEGATFGVIPMIKRRITGQIAGMAGAYGNVGAVFYLFLYTFVTPSQFFLIIAAGAFVSFLTCIFLLKEPEGSFAEEYHMSSVDREMLALHEGESVGHH, encoded by the coding sequence ATGACAGTATCAGACTTATTTAAAGTTAAAAACCCGGAAATTCGTGCCCTGCATTTTACATGGATCGCATTCTTCATTTCCTTTTATACATGGTTTAACATGGCGCCTCTTGCTACCACCATGATCAAAGAGCTGGGATGGCTGACCATGAAGGATATCAAACTCTTTGCGATATGTAATGTCGCACTCACAATCCCGGCCCGCGTCTTCTTCGGCATGCTTCAGGACAAGTATGGACCGAGAAAATGCTATTCGGTATTAATGATACTGATGGCAATACCAGCCCTGGCATTTGCCTTTGGCAACAGCGGGGCACAGCTTCTCGTCACCCGTTTGATCCTCAGCTGCATCGGCGCCAGCTTTAGTATCGGTATACATATGACAGCCCTCTGGTTTAAACCGAGAGATATTGGCTTTGCAGAGGGGTTTTACGCAGGATGGGGAAATTTCGGCTCTGCCGGAGCTGCAATGACACTGCCATGGGTTGCATTGTATCTATTTGGCGGAGGCTCCCAGGGATGGAGATATGCCCTGGCAGCAAACGCGATTGTAATGCTCGGATACGGTATCCTCTATTTTTTTGTTATTACTGATGGTCCGGCAGGGGCTCCTCAGCATAAACCGAGAAAGACCTCTGCTATGGAAGTCAGCACCTGGTTTGATATGATCAAACTCATTATTGTAACCATCCCACTTTGGGGTATACTCTCCATCCTCATCTGGAGAATCCAGAACTTTGGTTATCTCAGTGCAGATGGTGCAATTATCGCATATGCTGTTATAGTTGTCGTTATACTTTACCAGATAATTCAGATATTAAGGGTAAATATTCCGATTTTAAAGAAAGGTGTGCCTGAAGATGACAAGTATAAGTTTAATAATGTCATCTCCCTGAATACGACCTATTTTGCAAACTTTGGCGCTGAACTTGCGGTTGTCTCCATGCTCCCGGCTTTCTTTGAAAGTACGTTCACATTGACCCCCACAGCAGCCGGTCTCATTGCCTCATCCTTTGCCTTTGTGAATCTCATTGCGAGGCCCCTGGGAGGGTTCCTGTCTGATAAACTCAGCAGCAGGAAGTTGATTATGACCATCTACATGTTCGGTATAGCTTTAGGATTTTTGGGGATGGGATTCATATCATCTGCATGGCCTATAATTCTCGCCACAATTCTGACTGTTGCATGTTCAATGTTTGTTCAGGGAGCTGAAGGTGCAACATTCGGCGTAATCCCTATGATCAAGAGACGCATCACAGGTCAGATAGCCGGGATGGCTGGTGCCTACGGCAATGTTGGGGCTGTTTTCTATCTCTTCCTTTATACTTTTGTCACCCCGAGTCAGTTCTTCTTGATTATTGCGGCTGGCGCTTTTGTAAGTTTTTTAACATGTATCTTTCTGTTAAAGGAGCCTGAAGGATCATTCGCCGAGGAGTACCACATGTCATCTGTTGACCGTGAAATGCTCGCACTGCACGAAGGGGAGTCAGTAGGACACCACTGA
- a CDS encoding cation:proton antiporter, translating into MEISFVFLIAGLIIIIGFFGGVSFERTKIPDVLVLLGIGVVLGPLFGLVDPKNLTRFAEYFGSLALMIILFEGGMDMDLKKLMKEFGTASLLVMLSFVLSTLSIAGFLFFIESWDILRSLLLGTILGCTSAAIVIPVIGMMSLKEEIKTILSVESAFSDVFAVIFTVSLIEFVQLETKGIDAPFRAVASSFSIAIVLGVASGLFWLKILDIFKDRKYSYMTTLAAMLIVYALVNFLGGSGPISILIFGIILGNCTDLAGFLKLKTCSLVDVSIKFLHGEVTFFIRTFFFVYMGMMISFSLISRDFLALSLALVLIILLVRYISVFVIALFFQEKKRDRFVMLSMLPRGLASAVLATLPATANIIGTEHFTDYTFAVIVMTNILMTTGVFFVSRKNGHPLLKAGGNRVSHQI; encoded by the coding sequence ATGGAAATATCGTTCGTTTTTTTAATAGCAGGGCTTATCATAATTATCGGTTTTTTTGGAGGTGTCTCTTTCGAAAGGACAAAAATCCCGGATGTCCTTGTCCTCCTGGGGATAGGTGTAGTCCTGGGCCCCTTATTCGGTCTTGTTGACCCAAAAAACCTAACCCGATTTGCAGAATATTTCGGTTCTCTGGCACTCATGATCATTCTCTTCGAGGGTGGGATGGATATGGACCTCAAAAAATTGATGAAAGAGTTCGGGACAGCCTCTCTCCTTGTTATGCTCTCCTTCGTACTTTCCACCCTTTCCATCGCAGGTTTTCTATTTTTCATAGAAAGCTGGGACATATTGAGAAGCCTTCTGTTAGGTACAATTCTGGGCTGTACAAGCGCAGCCATAGTTATTCCTGTTATTGGCATGATGTCATTAAAAGAGGAAATAAAGACTATACTATCCGTAGAGTCGGCATTCAGCGATGTCTTTGCAGTCATATTTACTGTCTCATTAATCGAATTTGTACAGCTCGAGACTAAAGGAATTGATGCACCTTTTCGAGCAGTCGCCAGTTCTTTTTCAATCGCAATTGTATTAGGGGTAGCCTCAGGGTTATTTTGGCTGAAGATACTTGATATTTTCAAGGACCGAAAATATTCCTACATGACTACGCTGGCTGCAATGCTGATAGTTTATGCGTTAGTAAATTTTCTTGGAGGGAGCGGGCCGATCTCTATTCTGATATTTGGCATCATACTCGGTAATTGTACTGATCTGGCTGGATTTCTGAAATTAAAGACCTGCTCTCTGGTAGATGTATCCATCAAATTTCTGCATGGAGAAGTAACCTTCTTTATCAGGACCTTTTTCTTTGTCTATATGGGAATGATGATCTCTTTCTCTCTCATTAGTCGCGACTTCCTTGCATTGAGTCTTGCACTGGTTTTGATTATCCTGCTGGTCAGGTATATAAGCGTCTTTGTAATTGCGTTGTTCTTTCAGGAAAAAAAGAGGGACAGGTTCGTGATGCTTTCCATGCTTCCGAGGGGACTTGCCTCGGCTGTCCTGGCTACTCTCCCGGCAACGGCCAACATTATTGGTACTGAACATTTTACGGACTATACATTTGCTGTTATTGTCATGACAAACATCCTGATGACCACTGGTGTTTTTTTTGTTTCGAGGAAAAACGGCCACCCATTATTAAAGGCAGGAGGGAATCGAGTATCCCATCAAATATAG
- a CDS encoding peptidoglycan DD-metalloendopeptidase family protein, with protein sequence MKKLYLAVAFLAIIFFLTLVNLGVKGEGDEGVNRDNVYREISGVVKRGETFSDIFKRYRLNISELFELRKASADIHKLKNLKPGQPYKISLDERDQIKALTYLIDDDNVLTITRTDSGFSAEKEAIEYEKRLIHMSGSISNNLISSIGNGKENLMLALTLSDIFGWDIDFTSDLRKGDTFKIIVEGLYRDDQFKKYGDIICAEFINDGQDYKAYRYEHDGETDYYDDEGGSLRRSFLKSPLSFRRISSSFSLNRFHPILKTYRPHHGVDYASPAGTPVSVTGDGVVHFAGLKGSYGKLVIIKHPNGYKTYYGHLSSISRGVKKGKRLTQGEVIGKVGATGIATGPHLHYEMRIGDRPVNPLTVKLPKGKAISERQLAEFNRMKEGMQKRLAAISTPDSLSAF encoded by the coding sequence TAATCTGGGAGTGAAGGGGGAGGGCGATGAGGGAGTAAATCGAGACAATGTATACAGGGAGATAAGCGGGGTTGTAAAACGTGGCGAAACCTTCTCTGATATATTTAAAAGATACCGGCTTAATATCTCAGAGCTGTTCGAGTTGAGGAAGGCATCGGCTGACATTCATAAGCTTAAAAATTTAAAGCCTGGACAACCTTACAAGATATCTCTTGATGAAAGAGACCAGATAAAAGCATTAACATACCTGATAGACGATGATAATGTCCTTACCATAACCCGCACCGACTCAGGATTCTCTGCGGAAAAGGAGGCTATTGAATATGAAAAGAGACTTATTCACATGTCAGGCTCAATAAGTAATAATCTTATATCCTCTATAGGGAATGGTAAGGAAAATCTTATGCTGGCACTGACTCTTTCTGACATCTTTGGCTGGGATATTGATTTCACTTCAGATCTCCGTAAGGGAGATACATTTAAGATAATTGTAGAAGGCTTGTACCGGGATGATCAGTTTAAGAAATACGGTGATATCATCTGTGCCGAGTTTATCAATGACGGACAGGACTATAAAGCCTATAGATATGAACATGATGGTGAGACTGACTACTACGATGATGAGGGTGGCAGCCTTAGAAGGAGCTTTCTTAAATCACCACTTAGTTTCAGGAGGATCAGCTCATCTTTTTCATTGAATCGCTTTCATCCAATACTGAAGACATACCGCCCTCATCACGGTGTGGATTATGCCTCTCCCGCAGGTACGCCGGTTTCGGTTACAGGAGACGGGGTCGTTCATTTTGCAGGGCTTAAGGGGTCGTATGGTAAGCTGGTTATTATCAAACATCCCAATGGTTATAAAACATATTACGGCCATCTTTCCAGTATAAGCAGGGGAGTAAAAAAAGGAAAAAGGCTGACACAGGGAGAGGTAATTGGGAAAGTGGGCGCTACAGGAATTGCGACCGGTCCTCATCTCCATTATGAAATGCGGATAGGAGATCGTCCGGTCAACCCGCTTACTGTTAAGTTGCCGAAGGGAAAAGCTATTTCAGAAAGACAACTGGCTGAGTTCAACAGGATGAAAGAGGGGATGCAAAAACGCCTGGCGGCTATCAGCACACCTGATAGCCTGTCAGCGTTCTGA